CATCATTATGAATATAGTGAAATGAAACAATCATTTAGGCCCTTAGTGTACGTTCACTGAATATATCCCATTCACATTCACACGGCCCCTTTAGACTTTTAGAGAGCACCATATTCATGAAGAGAGAATATAGAGATGGCAATAAATGAGATCATCATGCTTGCAGTTATTTCTCAAGGTGTTATGGTCTGTTAGCGgtaataaaacaacacatacaGGCTTACATAAAGCCTCCAGTTAAATAATATTACAAGTGTAGAAAACTGAATTTAAcatacagtattttttttttaagtgaaactGACCTGCATAGCTGCGCCCGTTGCTCATGTTGGTGGGAATGAGGCTCCATTTATCTGTGGTAGGGTTGTAGTACTCCACTGACGACAGGTTACAGGAACCATCGTCTCCTCCAATCACATACAGCAGACCATTTATGGCACATACTCCTACATATAAAAACATAGCTAATCAAAACACTGTTCCTGGACCTGTTCAGTTTGCTTAAAACATTCACTGTAGCTTCATACGTATGATTAACGTTGGCTACCTGTTTAGACGGAGCTCAGTGTTGGACTGACTATACTTTCCTTGAGTTTCTAAATTATGCAAATAATTTCCTGGCTATTTCCTGATCTATTCATCAAGGTGAAAGTCCTCACCTGCATTCCTCCGACACATGTTCATGTCACACACCTGTCTCCAGGTGTTAGTTGCTGGCTCGTACACCTCTACACTCTTTCTCACCAGGGGACCATCATGGCCTCCTGCAGCATACAACTGCCCATTCAGCACTCCAACTCCTGCACACACAACAAAAATTGTATACACATGTCCAAAGTCAGATCCAGACCGCTGGAGGATATATACATGACACAATCATGAATTAGCAGGACATACCTGCTCCACTCCGCCTGGTACTCATGTCAGCGACATAGCCCCATTTATTACTGACCGGATTGTACTCTTCCACAGTGCTTAAACACTGCCTGGATGCCCCATCATAACCCCCCACTGCATACAGCTTCCCTGCAAACACAAGCATAATCAATATAATGTTTATCACAGCACAAGATACATTCATCTCCATGGCATCAATTTTGTGTTAATAAACTTTAAAGCATTTTGGAAAAAACTATGACACAAGTCAGTGCCTTAGAAGGCGGCACTTTGAAAATAAGATATTTGTAACTGAGTGACATTATAGAAGGTTTCAACAGCAGCAATATGTCAGCAATATTGCCAAGACAAttgtgatggaaatttgtttatagaaatgattcataatcaatagagatattttaatcagcaatgaccgcgcatgcttgtgtaaactgaaattgttttattcctaattctctgtgtgagacagcagacttgtgtgtgtgtgtgtttcaaataacatatcGACACCTTCCCTTCAATCAActccctttgtctccagaccacagaggtagagggggaggcacagggcacgtctggaaaggtgttagaaatacaagagagagtggaaaacaaatggtgggaaactcagagttttgggaacaggatacagtgaaagatgactgaaatgtaaaaggGCGAACAGATGATGAACTACAAAGGGTTTTCCAAGTATAAAGACGCTGATCAAGAAATGGTCAGCAGAGAGGTGAAAAACAACGTTGCCCGCACGTCCCTCTCTCacgttaattaataaaaattgaTAAGACTCAATAgctgtcttattttctgtcataattttccaACACACATTGTACACTAATGCTCCCTCACCAGAATTATTACAACTTATATTacaaagcaaaaacatacaGGGTGTTGTACAAGCATTCAATGCAGACATGACTCGAAGCCTTCCTCCCTCAATATACTGCTTTGGTAGATAGAATTCCAGTCATTCCAGACACATACAGAGTCTACTTTATATGGTTAGAACTGAATTTACAGTTAAAACATGTGCTTACCGTCAACCACTCCGACACCCACACTGCTTCGCCGGGTATTCATGGGAGCCACAAACACCCACTCATTAGTCTTGGGACTGTATGCCTCCACTGAGGATAAGCCTGGAGAAAGAGCATACAGATAAAAGCAGCTGTATTTAAGGCTTAGACAAACAGATAAATCATATCAGTAAGAGCAGTAGTatcaataacattttaatagaACCCACAACATATGGGCTGGTTCTGCTGATTTTGTATGCAATATGTAACAGTATAGAATAgaatttctttattttgttattgtaacatgtacaacattcattcattcattatctgtaagcacttatccagttcagggtcgcagtgggtccagagcctatctggaatcattggacgcaagacaggaatacaccctggagggggcgccagtccttcacagggcaacacacacacacacacacacacacacacacacacacacacacacacacacacacacacacacacacattcacattcactcacacctacggacacttttgagtcgccaatccacctaccaacgtgtgtttttggactgtgggaggaaaccggagcacccggaggaaacccacgcgaacacggggagaacacaccaactcctcacagacagtcacccggagcgggaatcgaacccacagcctccaggtccctggagctgtgtgactgcaacactacctgctgcgccaccatgccgcccacatGTACAAcaatattcaacaaaaataataaaaaactataCAAAGcaaaagacaacacacacaagGAAAGCTACATTCCGACAATAACATTGCACAGGTCCAAAGCCTAACTGTAATCCACAAAGAAGAGcctagcacagctcccctgtTGTTCCAGGTTGGTCACTACCACTTCCTCCATAGAGCTGTCTGCTTTGTATGCACAATGATATAGGTCAATGGTGGGGAGTAAGAATAAGATTTGGCCCCATACCAGTTTCTCAAAGCACTTCATTCCCACGGGGGTGAGTGCAACCAGCCGGTAGTCATTAGGCCAGGAATGGAGGATCTTATTGGCAGAGGAAATGTGGTTGACATCTTCAGTCAGGATATGGTAGGATAAAGACCTACTAAAGATGCTAGGTAAGATCCGTTCCGATTGCTTTGCAGTACTCCTCCACAGTAAGAGTGAAGTTGGAGTTGCTGTAGGCTGCTGGGCATGGTGTTGATGTTTCTTGGGACTCTCAAAGAGGGCAAGAAAGAGGTTCAACTCCTCTGCTAGTGTGGCGTCGCCCCCAGCAGCTCGGGGACTGCTCTAAAAATTGGTGAGGTTCTATAAAGCCTGCCAAACCTGCCTGCTGCTTTTGTTATCCAGCTGGTCATGAATCCTCCTCGTATAATCAGCCTTGACCTAACCGAGGCCTCTTTTCAGGTTGGTATGTGCTGTGCTGTATAGAGCAACACCGCCAGACCTGAATGCTGTGTTTCTTTCCTTTAGCAGCTGTTGAACCTATTAAAACATTAAGTCCTGACGTTGCTGAGAGGCTCCATCAGGCCAGATTTTAACAGTTCTGGTCATGATATGGATAGTTTGCCTGAGGGGCGGTATATGCTAGGATTGAACGCAAGGACATATGATCAGACTGACACCGGTGGGGTAGTGGTCTAGCCCTACTAGAAATGAGGAAATTAGGGAGCACtgcttttaaaatctacataatCCAACATGTCAGGATACATGTTCTGTTGTTAACTAACATTACTATGCAATTGTCAGAGAGCTGGGTTAACTGTAGCATCCAGGGGAAATGTACACAGCAGTTATCATGACCACAGTAAATACCCCGGGAATGTAGAACGGTCTGTAACTCCAAGTCCAAGTTGCACTGACCAGCTACACATACTATATTTCTACACCATTTATTATGAATGTACGAACAAAGCCCTCCTCCTTTGCTCTTACTTGAGCAAATAACATATATGGCGATATTAgttcaattaaataaatgaatatatgcaatatatacacaaacatttgTAGGGGGGAAAAGTGCAGGTTTACAGGTCTAATAAAGCTGGGAAAGGCAGGAGAAAACAAATCTAGCTGTACCTGTGCTGCCATCAAACCCCCCAACAGCATAGAGAAGGTCCCCAAGCACAGCTGCCCCAAGAGTACTCCTGCGCTCCTGCATGCTGGGAACTGCACTCCATTGGTCCCTCACACCATCATACACATCCACTGTCCTGACACGCAGAGAGCCATTGAATCCCCCTACTGCATACACTTTACCTGCCATGAACACCACACCTGtacaacataaacacacataataTTAGCGTAACATAAAACCATATACGGAAGGACAAGAAAAAGGCCACTCACCTGCTCGGCACCGTCTAGAGGGAAGGTCAGCCACCTGGTACCAACGATCCTCCTGGAAGTCATAACACTCAACACTGCGGATGGCTTTAGGGGCCTGACCACCCACCACAATCATTACCTGACAGAAGGAAAAGTATTCCAATGCTTCAATGCACAAGAGACAAGTATAAATTAAAGTCATTATCAATTGAAATGGCCACAATGTCCACCAAGGTTATTAATGTGGTCACCAACATTACACATTTGTGGCCAGATTAACAGAAACATGCTTAATGTATATATTgcatttacaataaataaagcatTCTTCATCACCAAATGCAAACAGTAAGACAGTTTGTTTAAAGTTTTATGAGTAATAAAGTGGCTGATGTGGAAACTATGATGGTCTCCCCTAACAATCTGATCTGTCTGGACATTATTCAATCTATGTCATTAGGTACAGTTTacctacagtgttttattttaaaaggcaGCTTATTTAACCTCTTTAAGAAAGTCAGGCCTCCCACTGGAAATATTTAACTTAACTGCAAGAAAACGCTCTACATTATTCTAATACCTGACTAAACCGGAATGCAAAAATCTCAAAGACAAACACCCACTGTGAAACACTGTGGCCTAGGAGCCCTGCTCTTCGGAAGCCCTGATGAGAAGTATTTAAAAGTGGTTGAACTGCGATTGGACTAATCTTTATATGTGGCTAAGCTTGTTAATGTTATTATCTTTAAATTGTATATTCTGACCAAAGGAACAATCAAACACAATATTTCACACCTTAGGCAGACTGACTGGGGTGCGTGGCCGTGTCCTGTCTGTCTTTATCAGGTGTCGTTGATCAGCAGGTAATAGGTGGTACTTCATAGCTTCAATAAGAAAGTCCTTACAAGTGTTGTTATTCTTGATCAAAGCCTCCTCCTCTACTATCTGCTCAGACACATGTCAAAGTATAAGAGCAGGGACAACTGCACTACACTTCTAGAATTCTAAAGAGAAAATTTTAATAATGGACATGTCAGAGAAAAACTTAGATTAAATAAGCCTACCTGAACCAAATAATCTCTGGATAAAAGCGGCAGCCGAACATGCTCCATGAGCTTTGGCATGTGCTCCAAACGTGCCTCCTTATCATGCTTTATCCATGAAACCATCGCTTCAAAAACCTGTGGAAGCATAGACAGACAAGCTTAAAGCTTCAGCATTCTCAGCTCCATGACACAAGAGTTACTGAGCTGGCCCTGACAGCATATGGCAGCTGGCAGGAGCTGAGTCTGTGAACTTTCGAGGCGAGACATGGAGCAGCTAATGATGTGTGAGGGCTCGGACTGACGCACAACTCTTCTCCTTCTGCATCACAGCAGCTCACTGGCTTGAGTCAGACTTTTTATGACACTCAGCTGTCTACTCAAAAAACTACTTATATCAACAAATAGTCGCTGACTGATATCATCACCAGCATAAGCTCTAGGCTATAGCAATGTTGCtagtaatattatttattattatataattcatCTTAGCAGACTGGGCTGTTTTTatgataatgatatatatatatatataaattcaaatattaaaattaaggTTACCTTCTCTTCAGTGGACACAGTCAGTTTGTCACTAGAGATGAGACTGCACACTTGCTGTAAAGAAAGACCCATGAACTCCTCTCCGAGCATGACTTCTGAGAAATGCTGCTCTGTTCAACAAACACATAAGTACATAAATATTACTCAAATGCTCAATTCTATAGCTCCATTcccacaaaacagaaataaaaaccgCTCACCAGCATAGGCGTGGGCATGGTTTAGCAAGTCTGTGCAGGCGTGCAGATCAGCAAAGGCACGAATGCCCAGGCAGTTGGTGGGGTGGAGCTGAGTCTGCAG
This region of Hoplias malabaricus isolate fHopMal1 chromosome 17, fHopMal1.hap1, whole genome shotgun sequence genomic DNA includes:
- the klhl3 gene encoding kelch-like protein 3 isoform X2; this encodes MEFVGSRATSLSGFDSEEESRDAGIHTFTHVHMRKAFRLMNDLRSRKMLCDVLLVAGEVEISAHKVVLASCSPYFCAMFTGEMSESKAPRVEIRDVDGLTLKKLVDYIYTAQIDVSEDNVQVLLPAASLLQLMDVRQVCCEFLQTQLHPTNCLGIRAFADLHACTDLLNHAHAYAEQHFSEVMLGEEFMGLSLQQVCSLISSDKLTVSTEEKVFEAMVSWIKHDKEARLEHMPKLMEHVRLPLLSRDYLVQIVEEEALIKNNNTCKDFLIEAMKYHLLPADQRHLIKTDRTRPRTPVSLPKVMIVVGGQAPKAIRSVECYDFQEDRWYQVADLPSRRCRAGVVFMAGKVYAVGGFNGSLRVRTVDVYDGVRDQWSAVPSMQERRSTLGAAVLGDLLYAVGGFDGSTGLSSVEAYSPKTNEWVFVAPMNTRRSSVGVGVVDGKLYAVGGYDGASRQCLSTVEEYNPVSNKWGYVADMSTRRSGAGVGVLNGQLYAAGGHDGPLVRKSVEVYEPATNTWRQEYVP
- the klhl3 gene encoding kelch-like protein 3 isoform X1, coding for MEFVGSRATSLSGFDSEEESRDAGIHTFTHVHMRKAFRLMNDLRSRKMLCDVLLVAGEVEISAHKVVLASCSPYFCAMFTGEMSESKAPRVEIRDVDGLTLKKLVDYIYTAQIDVSEDNVQVLLPAASLLQLMDVRQVCCEFLQTQLHPTNCLGIRAFADLHACTDLLNHAHAYAEQHFSEVMLGEEFMGLSLQQVCSLISSDKLTVSTEEKVFEAMVSWIKHDKEARLEHMPKLMEHVRLPLLSRDYLVQIVEEEALIKNNNTCKDFLIEAMKYHLLPADQRHLIKTDRTRPRTPVSLPKVMIVVGGQAPKAIRSVECYDFQEDRWYQVADLPSRRCRAGVVFMAGKVYAVGGFNGSLRVRTVDVYDGVRDQWSAVPSMQERRSTLGAAVLGDLLYAVGGFDGSTGLSSVEAYSPKTNEWVFVAPMNTRRSSVGVGVVDGKLYAVGGYDGASRQCLSTVEEYNPVSNKWGYVADMSTRRSGAGVGVLNGQLYAAGGHDGPLVRKSVEVYEPATNTWRQVCDMNMCRRNAGVCAINGLLYVIGGDDGSCNLSSVEYYNPTTDKWSLIPTNMSNGRSYAGVSVIDKPL